CAAAAGGACCAGCGAATCGCCAATATGCCGACTACACTCGTAGAAGCTTAAGTGCCAATATCTTTGGACGTGGGTTCGACTCCCACCGTCTCCACCAATACATATGTTGGTGGATTTTTATTTTGTTTTGTGACGTAAAGCATAAAATTTCCGTTTGGAAACTTTATGCTTTATTTTTTTTGGTGATTTTTTTTGTGATATCAATTCTATGTACAAAGCCAAGCACCCATATCGGAGACTTTCTATATATTAGTACATATTAGTTTGAATTGAGGTCTTTTTAATGACGATCAGAAGAGCGACTCAAGCAGAGGCAAACTATATTGTTCAGCTTTCTGGGAAGGTGATGAAGGAGAGCTCGATGGGATACGCAGAAAACAGTGTTCAAAATGCTTATAACTTATTTATGCCCATCATCCAATCCGGGGGCTATTTTCTCATTGATGAAGAGAATCGCCGGCTGAAGGGATGGATATTGTTGGCTACAGAGTTGAATATGGTGAAGAATCAGGTCATTGGGAACCTTCTTAGTGTATATGTATTTCCAAAATACAGAAAATCAGGTATTGGCAAGGACCTAACAGCAGCGGCGATTCAAGAGTTTAAGGGACAGGGGATAAGGACGATCCAGCTTAATGTGTTCGAAGGGAACCCTTCCAGAATCCTCTGCGAAAACTTAGGTTTTAAACCGATTTCAACGGTAATGGAATTGGATATTTAACAACGATTCGGCAAGGATGTAATGGATTTACTTGATGTAATACGAACTTCATCTAGCACAATTCAATGACCTACAGTTTTGGCTCCACTTTAATCAGTCATGACTGTATGAACGCTGATTTAAAAAGAACCCCGGTCTCAATACTCACTGGGCCCAAACGAAAACAAAGGGTGGTGCATATAACATTAAGAAGAGGAGGTTCGTCAGTATGTATCCATATGTGAATTACAATCAACCAAATGACTATAGATTCGGCGCTGGTATCGGATGGTGGCCGTTTTTAGGTGGTTTAGCAGGTGGGTTTGCGGGTGGATTACTTGGTGGTGCATTTTCTTCACCACGTCCATTGCCACCGCGACCATACGGGTATCCTGAAGCTGGATTTCCAGGAGGTTCCTACCTTCCTCCTGCCGGTTATCCTGGAGCAAATATAGGAGGATATCCAGGCGCGGGTATAGGAGGATATCCAGGCGCGGGTATAGGAGGATATCCAGGCGCAGGTATAGGAGGATATCCAGGCGCAGGTATAGGAGGATATCCCGGTGCAGGTATAGGGGGATATCCGGGATCTGTCGGAGAGGGCTACCCAGCTTTAGGCGGAGCCGGATACCAGGATAATGCGTACCCATTTGTCGGCTATTCGGGATTAGACTCGGTAGGATCAGGAACAGGATATCCTCCAGGTGCCCGAACAGCTTATCCAAAATTTTATGGAGTATAAAAAGGTCCTTATGTAGGCCCGACAAGTTTTTCAAGCAGATAAAAATAAGGAGCTCAGAGAATATTTCTGGGCTCTTTTTTGCTTATAGCTTGTTTATTGTTGCGGCTTTTGTCTGTCCAGCCGCTTTGTAAGCCAGAACGGCAAATATAAAATAAAGAAGGTAACAAGCGTAATGGCTTCTAATGAAAGGATGTACCACGGCCATGGTCCGAGATAGTCAATCAGCGACGGATTGACGGGTTTTTCGGAGATGTACATATAGTTTCCTTCAATCAGGAAGTTGACGATAAATACGATGAGTGTATAGACGTTCAGCCAGAGAAACGCTTTCCAAATGGATTTCCCGGTCGGCCTGTATCCGGCTACAAATACCATGAACAGGTTGGCTACCACAGTTCCTCCATGGGAAACAAAGAAATGGATATAGCGGTAGTGTGGGAAGGTATACAGGCTGATGTCCGGCGTGATCATCGCCTGCAGCGCGCTGCCGACACCGACAAAATAGGTGAATTCAAACAATGCATATCTTTTGGTTAAAAGTAAAAGGGCTGAGAGGATGAGTGAGATACTGCTCAGATGAAGGGGCAGCGAATATTGGTAGCTCCAATGGCCGCTCCACCAAAGCCAAGCCTGCAGGCTAATTTCGGAAATGATCAGCACAAGAAATAATCCAACCCGTGCAATAACATTAATACGGGGATTTCTCAGCGGTTTACGAAGCGAGAATAGCAGGATTATCATCAGCAGGAATGCTGCAAGTGTATACTGATGAACACTAGAAAATAGCTGAAAGACAGCTTCTGTACCCGGCTCAAAGAGTTCCCTCATAAGCACTCCTCCAATCGCAATTTAGTTTTATTTTTCCAAATCACACTCCTACTTTAACATATTCTCAGCTAGCATATATATGGTTAGAAAAACATACATTTCATACGATTACATTTTTGAGGAGGGGAGAACATGCAGTTCTACTATGGCCAGCAGATGCCCTTGCGGATATTGGATGAAGCTGAGTTCTGGAAACATCAGGAGGAGGAACATACTGTTGTGATCAGGGAGTTAACGCCTGATCTGGAACAAAAATATGTAGATGCCCTGAAGCAATGGGAAAAGGTATTGGGGGAGACCCGCCATCAAGTTTTAAGATTCATCGAGACGGTGACGAGGTCGGCCAATTATATACCAGCCCAGCTTCATCAGCATGTATTGAAGCTGACCTCTTATTATTTGCAGGAAAGTCTCGAGTTCATTAAATTGTGCGAGCAAATTAAAAATGAAAGTGAAGCGGTGAAAAACAACCCAACCGCCAAAGTGGTACTGGACCATATCATCCGGGAATCAGAATACTTTGTCGGGATTGCACAGGCGCT
This DNA window, taken from Mesobacillus boroniphilus, encodes the following:
- a CDS encoding DUF2935 domain-containing protein; translation: MQFYYGQQMPLRILDEAEFWKHQEEEHTVVIRELTPDLEQKYVDALKQWEKVLGETRHQVLRFIETVTRSANYIPAQLHQHVLKLTSYYLQESLEFIKLCEQIKNESEAVKNNPTAKVVLDHIIRESEYFVGIAQALLYQQTTQ
- a CDS encoding TIGR02206 family membrane protein, producing the protein MRELFEPGTEAVFQLFSSVHQYTLAAFLLMIILLFSLRKPLRNPRINVIARVGLFLVLIISEISLQAWLWWSGHWSYQYSLPLHLSSISLILSALLLLTKRYALFEFTYFVGVGSALQAMITPDISLYTFPHYRYIHFFVSHGGTVVANLFMVFVAGYRPTGKSIWKAFLWLNVYTLIVFIVNFLIEGNYMYISEKPVNPSLIDYLGPWPWYILSLEAITLVTFFILYLPFWLTKRLDRQKPQQ
- a CDS encoding GNAT family N-acetyltransferase, with translation MTIRRATQAEANYIVQLSGKVMKESSMGYAENSVQNAYNLFMPIIQSGGYFLIDEENRRLKGWILLATELNMVKNQVIGNLLSVYVFPKYRKSGIGKDLTAAAIQEFKGQGIRTIQLNVFEGNPSRILCENLGFKPISTVMELDI